TCATCTTAACACTCACAAACAAAACCAACAACAGATAAGGTGAACTTTCCAACCAACTGAAACAGCAACAAATAAGGTTGACCACTAACTCAACCACAAACGAGTCACCAACACtagatatagcactgccacagccccCAAAAATTAGCCTACACACACTGTCACTGCCACACAACACCAAGCGGTCACCTTAATACCAAACAACAACTAACGTATTGCTAAAAGTAGATGTTCGAAGGAGGTTGAATCCTTGACCAAAAAATGTGACAAAAAATTTGATCATATGCTCTATTGAAGAAATCAAAGCATTTTGGAAAGTTGCATCAAAATCAAGCTAGGAAGCGGTCTCATGCGTTAGTGTTTGGGGACACGTGAGAACTCCAACGGTGCATGTGGGGATGCACAAGGACGACTCCAGTGATTTTATTTCATAGACCTATAGATCGGAGGGTTTTGTGACTACCTATGTGGtgatttttgtgaaatatgtaaGGATTCAGATGGTTTTGAGAAGGACAACGATGGCCAGGTTGGTTGTCACTGCTGCTCTTTCCAGCAATCCCTGGACTGGATTCTAGGCTATAGAGGTGTGATTGATCTTCCTATGATGGCAGGTTTGCATAGCAtgataaggtttagggtttggtttggctattgggtttaggttggatcttgctctgataccatgttaagatatAAGGTAAAAACAGAAGACCTAATCACAGGGATAGATCTCTCCTTGTATTTAAAATACCAATTACCATAGCACCCTTACTAACTCAAGCTAACTAACATAATACTAGCACATACTAATTATGCTAAATAACTGGTGACATTTCTATGCTAGCTTTCTTTTAGGACAGAAAGGAGGTGATTCAAGAGGACATTGTGGAATTTTTCACAAGTTTCATTGGAATGGAGTGGTAGGGAAGAGTGTGAACTCTACTTCTATTGCTCTTGTTCCTTGGTAGGAGCATTCTAAAAGGATGAGAAGCTTTCAACCTACTAGTTTGGTTACTAGCCTTTAGAAAATTTGGCTAAGGTTGTGTCCAAGAAGCTTCATGAGGTGTTAGGGAgtactatttctttgaaacagacTGCCTTTTATCAAGGATAGGCAGGTTTTTGGATGCAACTTTGCTTGCTAATGGAGTGGTTCAGGATGTtagggggaagagagagaggggagTTCTTAAAGTACTCTTCGATAAAATGCTCTAACATGGTGAGTTGAGGTTTCTTAGATATGGTTTTTGCTAGGAAGGTTTTTCATTTATTAAAGGTTGTTTATCCACTCTAAGTATTTATGTTATTGTGAACGATCAATCTAGCCATCCATTCAAGGCAGGGTTTAACACAAGGGAGGACCCAATTTCTTCTTTTGTCATTCTGGGTGGTAAATGTGTTGAGTAAGTTGATAGTTATGTTTAGGGCCTAGATGTAATTCGAGGTCTTAGGGTAGGTAGGGAGGAGATTGTTGTGTCCCACTTCCAGTTTATGGATGCTACCATGCCTTTCCTCAAAGATACTGTTGCAAAATTCTAAAGGATTGAAGATCAATATGTCTAAGAGTGGGTAGCTGCTATAAACATGGGGAGAGGTGAGTTGGAGGGGTTTGTTGCATTAGGAGTCGTGCAATTTTAGATTGGCCTTTGACTTATTTTGGTTTTTCTTTTGGAGGTTAGAGGAGTGGAGGGCTTACTATCCTTAGGTACCTTTTGTTTGGATTTTTTTGGAGCGTGGGGCAGTTCTGTCATGGGTTGGTTTTTCTctgtttttgttcttttttttttgaagatttcTTGTTGTCTCTTGTTTGTACTTTCTCTGTTAATATATCTTCTTTATgaccttaaaaaaaattaatctgtCACCTACATTGATCCATTCCTTCTTAGGTACATGAGTAATAAAGATAATTCCTGATTAGGTTCATGGATTCTTGATTCTTCAGGGGAGCACTCTTGTAAATCTTTCTTGAGCACTTTTCCAATAAAAGCATGTCCTTCCCGCTTCGTAGTTATATCTGGAAGGCTGAAGTCCCCTCAATGATTAAGGTTCTCATTTGGTTAGTTGcttttaatagagttaacactaacTATCTGTTGCAAAGTAGGATGCCTTTTAAGGCTTTATCTCCAGATGTTTGTTCTTTTTGTTTTGAAAGTTCAGAATTTGTGTCTCACCTGTTCCATCATTGCTCCTTTTCATGAGCATGTGGAGTATCTTTTTGGCTTATTTTTAAAGAGTTGGGTGTGACCAGAGTTGGAGGATTTTTAGGGCAAGTCATTTTCAGGTTTTGAGATGGGTGAAGACTATGTGACGTTGTGGAAGTGTGTAATTTTTGTGGGGGATTCGGTTGGAGTGGAATGCTCGAATTTTTATGGAAAGAGGATATGTTCGACTATGTTTTGGAGAGGATCCAGTATCTGACCTTCTTGTGGGCTTTTGGAACAGGATTTTTCAGAGAAGTCTCTTTTTGAGACTTACAGTGTGATTGTGGCAgtgctattttaatatttttctattctttgtttttttttttttattcctttatCTTCTATGGAGGATTCCTCTTGCTTCTTCTTGTACTTGCTCTCCATAATAAAATATATgctttttcaataaaaaaagatACAATTAATACTATTATCCACCGCATCATTAGCATGAAATTCTTGATCAACTTCCAGAAATCATCCTTCGCAATATCCCAGCAATAATGAAAGAGTCATAGTAAAATCTATTTGAACATGGGGGCTTATCTGCCTTCATGCTAAACACCTGCTTCCTTCTCTTTGTCCCCCCAACAAAAAAAACCTTTCTAACTGAACTTTGCTCCTCAAAAATAGGACTCACTCAAACCCTTAATCATTGGCCTAGAAATATTCCCCTCAGAGAAGAAAGCGTTATTAAAATAATCTCATCAGCAATAACCTCCAAATTGTGATCAGTATAAGTGCTCTACACGCCTTACTGTTTAATCATATTACAAGCACACATCAAAATACATATAGTGATTTCGTCATGGGTAGGAATTAGGAAATGATGTGTACTCCTGGCTGTTGGTTTCCCGCTTTTTTTGGGCAGGAGTGGGGAAGAGGGGTGTCGTGTCTTGGCCAAGTTGGGCTGTCTTTTTGTTTTATGTCAATTTTGGATAAAGTTATTCAGCGTTTTTTGTTACCACTGATAAGATTATATGCAACATGTAATATTCAGCCCTCACATGTACACAGTATCTTTAGGAAAGCTTGGCCAAGCCCACCAAGAGTTGGGTTGGGCTTAGGTTGGCCTCTCCAAGTTGCACCTAAGGAAAGCTATTTCtggctgtttggtatcatttctaTCTTCTGTTTTCGTTTCTATATAGTAGAGAAAATATTGTGGCAATGTTTTTGTTTATGTTGCtggttttctatttttattgtcaatactatttaaaaaaaaaaaaaattacaattagattttatggttttcaattgttttggcaaTTTGTTACTTTTATATCCAGAATTAACTTTTGTGAATTTAATAATTcactttatatatatttttttgttaaaataaaagtaaaatgaTAATGtcttttaaaaatgttttcttaaattttgaaaaaaatcatttaaaaataaactaattttcaattgtcatgtaaaaTTAGATTGTTCTTGTAGAACTAAacaatgaattttgaaatataataattaattaaaataattataaatcttCTTTTGgttgtaatattttttaattttttaattttttagtattttaattattatttgattcaaatacaaaaatgagcatttgtttgatcaactttctaatttgtttttgttttacaAATACTAATCGAACAAAACATGTTGCTAgctttcaatttttagttttcctttctagttttttattttaatttttagtttttgctttaattttttgtagtgataccCAATGATCCCctagatttttaaattctttgtaCCTGCCTACTTGGGAATAAGAAGGCACTTGGGGTTGTGTGAACATTGCTTGTTTTTGGTTGAATCTCCTATTCTTTCCTTGTAATTAatgttttttaaaatatatatgtataaatataaagAAGGGATTATAAACAATTACCTAGAGGTTTAGTCAATCTCTAGGTTGCTGACAACTTGATTTGTTAACAGGTATCTTACATGTGGCTCTTGGGCAGGCAAGCTTTTTATCTTGGTTATGATAATTGATTTCTTGTTATGGCGCCTACTGCAACTATGTCAGGTATTGCTTTATCTGTTTGTTTCCATGGCTGTTGATTGACAGCTTTGggttacaattcttattttgccTTCTACATGATATCATCGTGTCATGATGTGTTCCTTTGCTTATTTCCATTAGTCCACAGAGGATATTGAAGAGGTGCCAGATATCATGTTACCCGATTGTCACCATGGACAGCTGTCACAGGATTTCAACGACAATCAAAGCTTTAGATGATTTTGAGATTTCAAGTGTTCTACTAGTTTGTGGTTTACTGCCAACTCTTTGCTGTCACTAATTGATACAGGTTAGAGTTTTTGCTGCCCTCCCTGTGTCCATGTGAGGTTTTCGAAAAATTATTCTCTGTTCCTTTTATTGCTACCTGATTTCATTTTACTTTATTTCTAATCATTCTGCTAATGTTGATAATAAGCCTTAGTTCAAGTGAGGAGGCTGTTTTTGAAAAGATTAAAAGAATTGTTTGCATGAAGCCTGCAATGCAGAGAGTGAGCGGGTTtgttataaaattatttttacacgGTTGTCAAAATACCTCAGCAAGAACCAAATATTAGGGATTCTAGGATTCAGGCAACGGCAGTACACCGCCCTTCAAGTAGTTTTCGGAAGAATTTAGCATGTGACAGAACTTGGAGGGACAAGTTCTCTGTTattgattttctttctttttggttGGGAGTTTGTTTAGAGTGACGGGTTACTTCACTGTTACTGCTAGTTTTTAGCTGGTTTGATGTAATTAGTTGATGTTCTATGAAGCATTTCTAGCTGAGGTTTCCACACAATTATCATTATCCATGCGAGAAACAAAATGTCATTTCGATTAGCTCTCTTCCACATGCTGCCCTGAAAAAATTTAGCGCCCAAAAGTTTGAAGTGGTGGCATGTTACTTACCTGCCTGATGTCAAGACACTTGGTTGAGCTGTGAAAACATTGTCGCGTGTGCAGCAACCATCCCCATTCTCATCGAATGATAGGCTGCCATTTCCTATTATCAGTTACATTATAAATAAtgttattctttatttatttattattattaaatagaACCCCATAGACACCTACATAATATTGTCTTATGGTCGATTGCAGATCTGCAGTCGTGCACTTTCCAGTGAAACTGGTGATTAAACAAGGAATGTTGCCAATAATGAAGATGACACAGTTTGGATTTCATTGCGAGGTTCCACTTTTATCTGGAGCTGGAAGAggtttcttttattaaatatatgtttaaaaaaaaaaaaaatcgaccCTAGTTCCCACTAGATTGGATccgttgtgtatatatatatatatatatatatatatatatatatatatatatatatatatatattttttttttttctgctgtTCTGCATGATCTCGAACTTGCTCAATGCcgaaaattttgataattttattaaatatgatgAGAATTAAATTTATCCATGTTGGGGGTGGGTGGGTGGATGTGTACTTGACTGGCTGAACTATCTCAATGCCTTATCAAAAACTCTGAGCTTGAACAAAAATTTGAGCAAGCTCAGCTATACAAAAGCTTGCAATCAAGAGCATGCTTGGTCAATTTGAGAAAGTTTTCATTCTACTGCGTCTACTGCAAGCGTTTTGGGTTACTAATTTTGTGATTTTGAGGTTCGTTATTATTTTCTTTCCAAGTGAAGGGATTGCAGTGGCTACAcgaatttgaaacttttttaataaaatattgcTAATTTAAAAGTTATTAGGTTATGTTCTGATGAATTATGCAATTAAAAGTttatagataatatatatatatatatatttattaaatggtaatagttataaatttttaatgattttttagtCGAACTcatatattttgattttatataagttacaataataaaatatttatttataaataatgTGTAGATTTATTTTAGTAAATTAAATATACAAGCTtatctattttttaaatttaaatttgtttttttaataaCTGTAAAATGtcattattatataaatatataaataaatttcataaatattttaataaaatttaagaattttaattatattaatgaattttaatgtaattcatcatttttaatcaaattgatacgatatttaaaatttatgtcttttagtaaaAGTATATAGTTAAGTTTTCTAGTTAAAAATGTTTACTAAATGTAAGAACTATGGATTATAGTCTAATAGATAAATATTTTCAATCAAATTAAATTACATCATAATCTCTAAAATTATTTGTGTATAGGCATGAGACTCTTAAATGATGGAATATAAGTaacattatttttaaatatgagaaaaaaaatactaacctcccttgaggtttgataaaaagacaaaGAACATCTCgcgagattttaaaattttcattcacGTTTCAAATATATATCACATAGGTAcattgaaatttgtcaaaaagtaAACGTGACATAATGATTTAGCTTTTCCAAGTCTAACTATCTGGATTCTCAAAGAGTAAAGGCCTCaattgagaatttttgaattaagaatttaaaacaatgCAAATTACAAATGATAGTACctaaagagaaataaaaaaaatatgaaaaaatcttTGTTTGAACTCAATCAACTTAGAGTAAGGACCCTAACATCCTTGCACAATAGATAGACCCGTGAATTGATAAACAACTTAAACATCAAATTGGTAAATTACTCATCATCATCTCTCTCCCTATGCAGCATTCCCGTCTCAGTCTCATTTGATATAAGCATCGAAGAGATTACCTTTTAGACTCTTTACATTTACTTTTTAACCATCTTGCAATGGAAATGCATGATGATTTTGTACGAACAACTAATTGAGTAGCTAGTGTTGAATTGTGAAAGAGAGACAGACAGACATAcgcattcatatatatatatatatatatatatatatgaagccaAACATTGTAACTTGCGCAGCCTATAATTAAAATAGTTAAGAAAATTTATATGAGACTTAGATGGCCTGAAATGGAACCCtaataaattaaaaagaaaaatgaagtataaagaagagagaaggcagaaaGTGAAACTGAAGCAAGACGAGGAATGGGATGAACAAGGAAAAAGGGAATCCGGGTTAACGGTCCGACCAAACTGAAACTCCCTCCCACAAAACACTCACcatacaatataatataatataatataataatcaagTGGTACGCACACCCATGGAACCCCCCCTGTGCTCGCCCTTTTGTCTTCCATGAATTATTTTCTTGTCTACTCCGGACTGCATTAGCGGTTTACGTGGCAGTCTTTTACTGGTTTGACCTACCCATAACCTAGAAGGCATCAGTGGGGCCTGTTCTTCTTGATTGGGTCACGCTCGTGTTTGACTTACtctgaaatttgataaaaatacaTTGACTTtacttaaattttgaaattttaaaaaatgtttcaaaaattttagtaACTTTTCTTGAGATTcatcaaaaagacacaaatctgcTTTTATATTttgcgaaaaaaaaaatttttttgatGGGAGAtctgtaatatttttgaaatctcaagaaagatcaataaaaattttgaaatctcaagaaatgTTCCCGTCTTTTTGCCAAATCTCGAAAGAGGTCAGTATCTTTTGTCCTAATAATAATACTTTGCTTAATATCCTTCAGGGGTTGCAACATTTATGATCAATCCATCAAAAAACTAatgtataaatataatttttggatGAAGAATAATAacatctaaaaaataaaattaattgttTTATACTAATTATCATTTACACAAGGCTTACTAATTTTTTAGTGACatcataatttaattaaaaataaactatcaacaagttaatttttaattaatttcttaTACACTCTTAAATTAATCACTATTCATTCAAAAGCCAATCACTAAGCATAATTTGCTGACACGTTCATGTACTAAATACATGAAACTTTTAATCGGATCAAAATCTCATCTTTTAATTAAACTTAGAAATGGGGAGGAAGGAGTTTGAGATGGAGCATGGGTTgtctattatatatattttttattcagtTAATGTATATATTAAGcctgaattaattttatttttttttataactcaaGGATTTCAGCCACCATCCCGTCATTTTAGACATtatagtgcggcaccaaacctgaGAGGGTAAAAGCCGCCCTCCCATTGATGCACCCCTTATAATTCACTGGGGTAAACTCTCAAAAAAAAATCGAACCCGTGATCTTGCGGTCAACAAAATCACAAGTTACCACTGAATTAATATTACACCATGAAAATCAATAACCCATTTTCATTAGTGATCATTCCTCCCTGTCATATAATCCcaaagtattttttattttttattttttctttccttgAAGTTGTCCTTTATTGCTAACAAAAACGACCCATCAATTCTTATGACAAAATAGTATTCAGaatcatataattaattatttgcTAAAAGAAGCTAGGACCATCTTGAACATTtccaatgctctctctctctctctctacatacaaataattttttattcacacttaaacatatatatatatgtatgtatatacctTGAACATGAAGACCCCTAGTAGGTGACAGCTTCGCTTACACACATCCTCTACGCAAGAAGCTAGCTAGCTGCCATACTTATATAAATGTATTGCAATTAAGTTTCTTGTTCAGAAATTATATACAGGAAGAAAGTTCTATAAGATGATGATGAGTTTCATAAACTCTCACACACTCCAAGCTGATAATTAATTATCGTAGCTAGATAAGGTAGGCTGCCTTTTAATTTCCTATCCAATTCAGTATTTTCTCTCTTTTAACTTTGAAACCCATGCACACAAGGAAgcatatctatatctatatatatatatatgcactttGTCAAAGTTTcatcagcatatatatatatatatatatatatatatatattatcttttgGCTAGCTAGTTAGGGTTCTTGTtctggttttggttttggttttggttttggtgtctctctctctctctctctcttaattacaTATGCCATTTTCTTGTAGCATCAACTAATTTAAGGACTAGTACTGCCAGCTTAAagaaaaagaggagagagagagagagagatggaaggtGGAGGAGAAGGAAATAGTAAGAAGGAGGAAAATAAGCTGCCACCAGGATTCAGGTTTCATCCAACAGATGAAGAGCTCATCTCTTTCTAcctggttaacaaaatctcagaTGCCAACTTCGCCTGCCGCGCTGTCGCCGACGTCGATCTCAACAAGTCTGAGCCTTGGGACCTTCCAGGTacatacacaaacacacacacgcatacCGTAGCTAGATTTATATATGCATGTGGCTTTCTACAGGCCATCTAATTATAAGCACATGCAGATCATCAGTTTATATGTAATTAACTAATTCTAATTTAACTATATTCATTCTTATTCAGGTTGATTTATCTGAAAATTACAGTACTTagtttcttctttttaattttagcCGGCCATTATCCTTTCAGTTTTCAAGCACGtacatatatatgttttccaaaaCCCTACACTGCTAATTATTAAGTTTGTATTAAtaaattctgaaaaaaaattcATTACTATAAACAAAACTTTTAGGCTTCACATACACAGccacatacatatataaatgATTGTGCATATACTTAGGTCGAATTCAACTCCTAAATGAAGTTGGAAATTAGTTTCTCTGCatgaaatttgtttaattaatactaattaattattCATTAGTCTTGACTGTTTCATTCGATGCATATTTTGGATctgtaaataataaaattataaataataattagGGAAAGCGAAGATGGGAGAAAAAGAGTGGTATTTCTTCAGCCTGAGGGATCGGAAATACCCGACCGGGGTGAGAACGAACCGAGCGACGAACACGGGGTACTGGAAGACGACGGGGAAAGACAAAGAAGTGTTCAACAGCCTGAGCTCGGAGCTGGTGGGAATGAAGAAGACGCTGGTTTTCTACAGAGGGAGAGCCCCCAGAGGTGAAAAATCCAACTGGGTCATGCATGAATATCGCACCCATTCTAAAGCCTCCTTAATCAGACCTGCCAAGGTAATAATTAATTCAAcctttacaaataatttcatcaTTGCTCAGATCTTGCATATATCCCTTGCCATGCATTCTTCTTAATTTTTTACGTACCATAAGGAGGACGATGAAGGCTCACTGGGTGCACAAAAATGAGTTGCACGTTTTGTGGATAGGTGCGCAATAATTAATTATAATGATGGATTATCTGAAGATAATTAATTGATTTGCATGCTAATTAATTAAGCATGTCTCTCATTAATTAATTGGTTAGATATATGGCAAATATTTTCAACTGCAAAAGCTTTTAATAACTATAGAATGATTTTGAACATTAAAAATATCATCACGCCTTAGCTTCTTTTAGGATCATATGGACCCAAACACCgcttatatatatgtgtgtgcgcgcgcgtgcGTATGATACTAAATTTTTGCATAATACAACTCTTATCTTTTCCTTTTAATTTGGATTGGCTTCATGAATGAAAACAATGTTAGttcgaagaaaaaaaaaatgtctcgAATGTCCTTTGCAGTTTCACACTTTGGGTAATGGGCACTACACTACACCTAAGATAGCTAGATAAAGCAATTAATTGTCGTTTTGTACACAAGAAAAATCACACAATACAAGGTATAGTTTTGGTTGAGGGTGCAATTAGTCATTACAACTGATTTTGATTATTCATGACAAAAATTAAAAAGTATCACTAGAATTTTTATAAGTGACTAGCTAAGACAAATTTTAACTATAAAGGGAAATTCATTCTTTGTATCATCTAACGATTTCCCGTGCCTCCCCCCATATATcgttactttttatttttagatttttccttctttttagaATAAATTATTGTGTGCATGTTATTGGGAGTTTACTTGAAATTAATGAATAAAGCTAAAGAAATCTGCGAATAGAAAGATTACAAGAACAATTCAAAGTAAATTTTTGCTTTCGTGATGAAATTATTGTTAAGATATTCATCGGATATTCGATGTTTAGAAAGTACGCATAAATTTCTATGACTACTTAGGAGTGATCCTCTTAACAGTGAGTGAGCTTAATTCAGGCAGCATCACTAAAAGTCCTAAAAGACAAAAAGCTGACcatctgtaaaatatatttttggaaaaaaaaattgacctTTATTAACATTGCCATTTCAATCTCACCATATACATTTTTTTCTGGTAATGTTAATACTAAACTAGCTAGATTTTGCATGAAGCTACCCTAATTCTATCTCGTGTTAGTGAAATAAATCCCAAATTCTCTATTTCAAAATGAAAACCGTAGATGAAACACACATTTGAGATTAGAACCCTGATACAACCTTCTTTCTCTATGATGATTCTAGGTTTTTctatatgtattttattttatttttttgggagggGATCTAATTATATTATGTTGTATGAACAGGATGAATGGGTGGTTTGCCGGGTGTTTCAGAAGAGCACTGGTGGAAAGAAGTATCCCACAGGCCAGTCAAGTAGAGCACCCAATATTCCATACAACCTTGAAATTGGCCCGAGTGTTCTACCACCCCAAATGATGCAAACAGACAATGCTCAATTCTCCATGGGAAGAAACTACATGAGTGCTGCAGAACTAACAGAGCTCACTAGGGTTTTGAGAGGTGGATCCACCACTGGTATGACCTTTCCAAACCAATCCCCATTTAGCTACCCACCAGCAGCAGGAGGATCCTTCACCGTATCTGGACTAAACCTAAACCTTGGAGGTGCAGCAGCAACCACCCAACAAGCCTTTCGACTGATGCAGCCGCCGCCACAACCACCAATGAATCAACATGATGTGACTTCTTCTATGCTCACCACTTGCTCTCTTGCCACCGAGACTGGTTATGGTGTCGACATGAATAATGCAAGTGGACCGAGCAGTAGGTTTGTGAACATGGAGCCATGTATGGATTTGGATAATTATTGGCCTCCATATTAAGACTGAGAGAGGGAAAGCTTTAGGCAGGTCATTTGAAAAGGTAAGGAAGTACTTACAATGGcgaaaaaataattcaaaaatgaTTGAACTTCTCGGAAGTTTGTATCCTGGCAGTATCTTGAGTACCCACAGGAGCAGGTTCCATTGCTGTGCGTACCCAGGACACTGCCAGAATACAAAGTCCCACGACACCAAATAATTTTGCTTCTAGCTAAATTATATTGTATGCACTTCTACCTTCCAAGTTAATACTCTTCATCTTTTGGGCATGCCACCCTTGCTCGGCAGTCAGCCCTGAGCAGTCCCAATTCCTAAGGCAATGCCTTCCTTGTAAtaccaaaaaatataaaatgtacTTTTGGGCATATCATATATTGCGGTTTGGTTTGTTTAGCTTCCCAGCAGTATATAATAGAAACTTATTTGCCTGCACAACACATCTCTCTTTAAAAATTGCGAATGATTATGAGAAACGAGCATTAATAATGCATTAATATAGGTTAAGTCAATTTAAAATGAAGTCCCAAGTTCGGTATGAGCAACAATATTCCATTTTTCgcttaattaaattacattatCTAAACAAGAACCAGAACTAAAATTTGATTCCACTTCAAAGAAACAAACCCTAATTTCTTCATTTGTCCGTGAACACATATGTTTCCCTCAATCAGCTCATTTTTACATGCAGCATGTTTTTTACTTGCTTAATTTATCAAGCAAAGTTCAGCAGCATGTATATGATGAATAGATCCCAGATTAGATAATCATATCTCTGCAGCTGCAAATTCAAATATATTCTAACCTTTAAAAGTGTTCCTCATGAACTAGGCCAAAAATTTTGCtaacaaaattcataaaataaagCAAGAAGGCATTTCCCTGTTTTTGGATCAGGGTAAGATGACAGATTTTAATAACCTTGATTTTGATTTTGGATTTTAAGTTCTAAATGCCAAGCtgttttatttcctttttctctcttttggaTCAGCAAGAAGCTAATTCTTCACT
This genomic stretch from Malania oleifera isolate guangnan ecotype guangnan chromosome 3, ASM2987363v1, whole genome shotgun sequence harbors:
- the LOC131151478 gene encoding NAC domain-containing protein 92, producing the protein MEGGGEGNSKKEENKLPPGFRFHPTDEELISFYLVNKISDANFACRAVADVDLNKSEPWDLPGKAKMGEKEWYFFSLRDRKYPTGVRTNRATNTGYWKTTGKDKEVFNSLSSELVGMKKTLVFYRGRAPRGEKSNWVMHEYRTHSKASLIRPAKDEWVVCRVFQKSTGGKKYPTGQSSRAPNIPYNLEIGPSVLPPQMMQTDNAQFSMGRNYMSAAELTELTRVLRGGSTTGMTFPNQSPFSYPPAAGGSFTVSGLNLNLGGAAATTQQAFRLMQPPPQPPMNQHDVTSSMLTTCSLATETGYGVDMNNASGPSSRFVNMEPCMDLDNYWPPY